Proteins from a genomic interval of Salvelinus sp. IW2-2015 unplaced genomic scaffold, ASM291031v2 Un_scaffold11025, whole genome shotgun sequence:
- the LOC112080018 gene encoding zinc finger protein Eos-like: MGGRTVSTPNSQHTSPSRSLSANSIKVELYSDEEVGRGTGPEDEKGDKVEEGDSEQGGEAGGGYRELASPEPMSPGGAIRLPNGKLKCDXCGMICIGPNVLMVHKRSHTGERPFQCNQCGASFTQKGNLLRHINLHSGEKPFKCPFCSYACRRRDALTGHVRTHSGERDTHTVHTLSHTLG, encoded by the exons ATGGGAGGCCGCACAGTGAGCACCCCCAACAGCCAGCACACTTCCCCCAGCCGTTCTCTTAGTG ctaACTCCATCAAAGTGGAACTGTACAGTGATGAGGAGGTGGGCCGTGGCACAGGGCCAGAGGATGAGAAAGGGGACAAGGTGGAGGAGGGGGATtctgagcagggaggagaggcaggaggtgGCTACAGGGAGCTGGCCAGTCCGGAGCCCATGTCACCAGGAGGTGCCATCCGGCTGCCCAATGGGAAACTCAAGTGTGACYTCTGTGGGATGATCTGCATTGGGCCCAATGTCCTCATGGTGCACAAACGCAGCCACACAG GTGAGCGGCCATTCCAGTGCAATCAGTGTGGGGCCTCCTTTACCCAGAAGGGGAACCTGCTGCGTCACATTAAYCTGCACTCAGGGGAGAAGCCCTTTAAATGTCCCTTCTGCAGCTATGCATGCCGCAGACGGGACGCTCTCACCGGCCACGTCCGCACTCACTCGGGTGAGAgggatacacatactgtacacacattatCGCACACACTTGGGTGA